Below is a window of Kiritimatiellia bacterium DNA.
CGTTCTGAGAGCGGGTTGAAGAAACTGAATGACAAAGCGGGTATTTCTGGAAGACCTGGCCGACGCGGAATTACCGCCTGCTCGAAAACGAGTACGCCCTCGTTGCGGTTCTGCTCCGTCAGTTGTGCATCGAAAGCGCGGAAGTCGTGATCGGCCTGGAGCGCCGGGGCTCGTATGCCATCCATATTGCCCGATCCCTGAATTCGATAGCGAATCGTGATGGGTTCACCCACCCGGACGCGGGTTGGCGAAACCGTCACGTCAAATGAATACTGTCCCACGGCCCCGGAAAAGTTCGAGGGACGACCTTCCGTCGGAAGCTCGTGGATCTGCAGCCGGAGGGGCCTTGTGGGTAATGTATGGGCGCGAACATCCACCCGAGGAGAGAAGACGTCGAAGAAGCTGTCGCCAAAAAACGGATCCTGCAGACGCGGGCGTTCGCGTCGGACGAACACGTTAACCCGGACCTTGGGCTGTAATTCGATCACGCCGGGCGCCAGTGCAGTGACCCGCGCTCGAAAACGTCGGACGTCATAAACGCGCCCATCGACAACTGTCCGGTCCCCTGCAATTTCCTCAAAACCGCCGATCGATAGGCCGGGTGGATCAAAATTGAGCAGCGAAAGGTACCGGTCCAGGTTGATGCCCGGCAGCGTAAACACCGACAGCGTGAGATCAAAGACTTGTTGGACGTACACCTTTTCCCGATCCACCTCGAGTGTGGCGAACATCCATTCATCGAGGGAGGATGCGGGGTTCTGGCCTCCAGGAGACTCGGCAGGCAGAACCTTGATCCGCACCGGGGCGACCTGTTGGTTCCGCCCTTGGAAGCTGTATTCAAAGGGACCGATTTGATAATCCCCCGCTTTCTGAGGGATCAGATGGTAACGATACGCGATCGAGAGGGATTGTTGGCCGTTGACGATGGAAATGTTTTGCTCCGTGCCGGCCGGCTCCATGGACAGTCCGTCCAAGGATGGCAGTTGTGGCGGGGGGGCGCCTTGCGCGCCTCGGATGACAAACCGGCACATAGCCGATTCACCGACCCGCAGCACGCTTGGCGAGACCTCAAGTTCCACCTCAAATGCGCCCGCGCGCGCGGGAAGGCCTGCGATCGCGAAGGCGCATAAAAGGCTGCAAAAGATTCCGCGCATGGCCAGATCCTCACCAATCTTTTTCAACCGGAGGGAGCCTGCCCATTTGGCGACGTATCCGGTCCGCACCCATCCGCGCCCGCTCCGCAAGTTCCCGGTTGCTCAGCGCGTCGAGCAGTTGTTCGGCGTCTTCCTTAGACATCGACGCAAGGGTCTCGCTGGTTGAATCGGGCGGTGCGGATCGATCATGCTCTTCACCATTCGCAGACCCATGCGTCTTTGATTCTTCCTGTTCCTGAGACGAGGTCTCAGACTTGTTCTGGTCGCTCTGGTCGGGCTGAGGTGTCGAGGACGCCTGCGGCTGCGGCGGCTTTTCGAGCAATTGCTTCAACAGAATTAACTTCGGTTCGGATGGGTACTGCGCCAACCCTTCATTGACCCAGCGTCGAGCTGATTCAACATCGTCCCGGCTGTATCGCTCCGCTCCTCGGTTGAAAAAGTAATCGGCATCTGCGTCCGAGGGCTGCTGGGCAGGGGCGCCCAAGGCGAGCAGCAGGGCAGTGACGGCGATTCTTCTGGTCTGGCTGAACATCATGGAGCCACATTGCCGGTTTGGCCGGCGTTGAGGATCGCAACAATTTGACCGGTTCGCTCCATCATTTGCTCAAACGCCTTGGTTTTCTCATTCGGGAGAAGAAGTGCAAGACCCACCTCTTCTCTGGAATCCATCAAGATGCGATGCGCCTTTTCGAACTCAAATGCCTCCAGCAATCGGCTTACTTCGGCTAGAACCCTGTCCAATTGTTGAACCGAAGCCAGCAGGCGTTCGCGGCGCTCCAGGGCCACCTCAAGCTGCCGCCTGACGTGTTCCTGATCCGGTCGGATGACAAGGGAGCGTTCAAGATAGTGGATGGCTTCGGCCAGATAAGTCTCCAGCTTGGCGCCATCACGCCGTTCCACCGCAGCATCGAATTGCCGGAGGCGGGTGGTTCCTGCGTTATACAGCGCGCGGGCTTGCCGATCCAGGTCCGTGGTGTTGCGGGCCCGAAGAAAGGCTTCAACGGCCGCATCGAGCAATCCCTTCCGGTAGAGAGCCACGCCCTGGTTGAACCAGGGCACGGAGGGGTCCAGATCGGATCCTCGCGCCTGCGCAGCGGCCTGCTCGAATTGGGCGGCCGCCTCCGCAAAATCCCCCCGCTCGAACGCCTGTATCCCCTGTTGCAGAATCGCGCGAGGATCCGCGAGGGCGGGCGCCGACATCACGATGAGGAGATGAAGCGAAATCGGGACCGACCTCATCCCTCATCCCTCCCGCCGCGCTCTCGAAGCGCGCTTTCCGCAGCAAGCAAAAGGAGGCCGAACGCAATGAACCAGCCGGCCTGTTCCTCATAGGTTTTGGAGAGTCGACTCTCCGACTCCGCTCGCACCAAATTCGAAAGGTGATCCGAAATGAGTTTATCCAGTCCGAGGTCGCCTGGGGCAGCCCGTATGTAGGTGCCGCCGGTTTCACGGGCCAGCATCTGGAGGGGCTCCTCGCGCAACGCGCTAAGGATGATGTTGCCGGCAGCATCTTTTTGAAAGCCTGGCGCGCCATCAGGAGCCGGCAGGGGCTCCCCCTCGGGGGTTCCCACGCCGATAGCGAAAATTCGAATCTTGCGCTCTTTGAGCGCCGGCAACCATCGGTCCAGATTGCCCTCGTGGTCTTCACCGTCAGTGACCAGCAGGATGACCCGATCGGCGATCGATTCCTTGTCGAAGGTCTCTACGGCGACGCGAAGCGCGGCGGCGATCGCCGTGCCGCCGCGCGGCACCGAACCGATGTTTGCGTCCTCCACGCTCATGAGAAAAGCGGCATAATCGGTGGTCAGCGGGCACAGCAGAAAAGCGGCGCCCGCAAACGGAACGAGCCCGATTCGATCACCCTGCAGGCGTTGCGCCAGCTCTCGAAGACCCCACTTGGCCTGTTGGAGCCTCGACGGCTTGAAGTCCGCGGCGAGCATGCTCCGGGAGGTATCGAGCAACACCAGGATGTCCAGACCCCGCGTGCGAACCTGCTCCCATCGAAGTCCCCATTGGGGCCTGGCCAGCGCGACGATAAGGGAGGTCACAGCGAGTAGCCACAGACACAATCGAACGATGCGCCGGCCAATTCGCGCGCCGGGGGCGAGCCGCGCGAACGCAGCCGGCGGAAGGAACCTGCCGAGTTGGGCTCGGCGCCGTCTCGCCAGCAGCAAAAGCAGCGAAGCAGTCAGCGCTAACGCCCACAACCACTGAAGTTGCGATGGGTCACCGAAACGCATGGCGATTATGGAAACCGCTCGAGACGCCACAGACCGAGCGCCTGTTCCGCGATCAGCAACAGGATCGC
It encodes the following:
- a CDS encoding BatD family protein → MRGIFCSLLCAFAIAGLPARAGAFEVELEVSPSVLRVGESAMCRFVIRGAQGAPPPQLPSLDGLSMEPAGTEQNISIVNGQQSLSIAYRYHLIPQKAGDYQIGPFEYSFQGRNQQVAPVRIKVLPAESPGGQNPASSLDEWMFATLEVDREKVYVQQVFDLTLSVFTLPGINLDRYLSLLNFDPPGLSIGGFEEIAGDRTVVDGRVYDVRRFRARVTALAPGVIELQPKVRVNVFVRRERPRLQDPFFGDSFFDVFSPRVDVRAHTLPTRPLRLQIHELPTEGRPSNFSGAVGQYSFDVTVSPTRVRVGEPITIRYRIQGSGNMDGIRAPALQADHDFRAFDAQLTEQNRNEGVLVFEQAVIPRRPGLPEIPALSFSFFNPLSERYETLVRGPIPIAVESDPATPALAMRPRSDQTDWETIRGTDLVYLKPAPKIWRPRSNNSGVPPFLHVLPAIGLLAGALFARRRERLERDPLASARRRAPRRARAGLDRARKSLDDPRSAAASLSRALADYFGPLLGIEPGQISAISVCSRLRAGGMPDALCKELEALFSLCERLQFAGPAAAAGDSDREALARAIERAPDLLRASRRYAR
- a CDS encoding VWA domain-containing protein; amino-acid sequence: MRFGDPSQLQWLWALALTASLLLLLARRRRAQLGRFLPPAAFARLAPGARIGRRIVRLCLWLLAVTSLIVALARPQWGLRWEQVRTRGLDILVLLDTSRSMLAADFKPSRLQQAKWGLRELAQRLQGDRIGLVPFAGAAFLLCPLTTDYAAFLMSVEDANIGSVPRGGTAIAAALRVAVETFDKESIADRVILLVTDGEDHEGNLDRWLPALKERKIRIFAIGVGTPEGEPLPAPDGAPGFQKDAAGNIILSALREEPLQMLARETGGTYIRAAPGDLGLDKLISDHLSNLVRAESESRLSKTYEEQAGWFIAFGLLLLAAESALRERGGRDEG